One region of Miscanthus floridulus cultivar M001 chromosome 19, ASM1932011v1, whole genome shotgun sequence genomic DNA includes:
- the LOC136527340 gene encoding CHD3-type chromatin-remodeling factor PICKLE-like isoform X2 yields MSSLVERLRVRSERRPRYTLDESDDDLPLRAVDGKGKDRQNDAPAERIEREDAKEEACQRCGKSDNLVSCSTCTYAFHRKCLVPCLNITSDKWSCPECVSPLTEMERILDIEVLEAPREDSSSTEPQSKKMERYLIKWKGLSYIHCSWFSEKEYSEAANIHPRLRTRLNNFRRQKEAMKKEAERSGEDIVAIRPEWTTVDRILASRKNSVGEREYYVKWNELTYEECTWENESDISAFQPEIERFNEIQSRRKKSGDKGKATREPRQFKESPTFPSGGTLHPYQLEGLNFLRYSWFHNKRVILGDEMGLGKTIQSIAFLASLFEDKFGPHLVVAPLSTLRNWEREFAIWAPQMNVVMYFGAAASRDIIRKHEFYYPKEKLKKLKKKKSSPSNEEKKQSRIRFDVLLTSYEMINMDSNVLKNIEWECLVVDEGHRLKNKDSKLFGQLKDYNTKHRVLLTGTPVQNNLDELFMLMHFLEGESFGSITDLQEEFKDINQDKQIEKLHGMLKPHLLRRFKKDVMKELPPKKELILRVELTSKQKEYYKAILTKNYEVLARRNGGHTSLINVVMELRKLCCHGFMIDEPDFEPANPEESLRRLLDSSGKTQLLDKMMVKLKEQGHRVLIYSQFQHMLDLLEDYLSYRKWSYERIDGKISGAERQIRIDRFNAKNSTRFCFLLSTRAGGLGINLATADTVIIYDSDWNPHADLQAMARAHRLGQTSKVMIYRLVSRGTIEERMMQLTKKKILLEHLVVGRLTKANNVNQEELDDIIRYGSKELFDDENDESRQIHYDEAAIERLLDRDQVDGDESVEDEEEDEFLKGFKVANFEYIDEAKAQAEREEEARRKAAAEAENSERLNYWDELLKDRYDVQKVEEHTAMGKGKRSRKQMAAADEDDIDLSSEDEDYSLEDDVSDNDTTLQGNVSGKRGQYSKRKSRNVDSIPLMEGEGRTLRVLGFNHAQRAMFLQTLNRFGFQNYDWKEYLPRLKGKSVEEIQRYAELVMAHLVEEINDSDNFLDGVPKEMMRVDDVLVRIANISLIEEKVSATGSGKITNIFPNYLLYEFQGLSGGRIWKAEHDLLLLRGILKHGYARWQYISDDRENGLFEAARQELNLPSANEIIGAQSNNEGNLEGAQEGQVNSTSMSHYKEIQRKIVEFLRKRYHLLERALNLEYAVIKKNIPVPDDITEQGVPAGHVPLLPDISELLRELPNLEPISTNEVAPEGTAGQSQAPHLYNKMCGVLEESGGSAISSFFGDKSASSSLANSLRQFETVCENVVEALRPQQNGTASAIKEEVVDAATKAAAAPHQDSGHEAANGQSSTAKADMEIDG; encoded by the exons ATGAGCAGCCTTGTGGAGCGGCTGCGCGTGCGGTCGGAGAGGCGGCCGCGGTACACGCTCGACGAGTCCGACGACGACCTCCCGCTGCGCGCTGTGGACGGAAAGGGGAAGGATCGACAGAACGACGCGCCTGCCGAGCGGATCGAGCGCGAGGACGCG AAAGAAGAAGCTTGCCAACGATGTGGAAAAAGTGATAATCTAGTCTCTTGTTCAACATGTACATATGCATTTCACAGAAAATGCTTGGTTCCTTGCTTAAACATCACATCTGATAAATGGAGCTGCCCGGAATGT GTGAGTCCATTAACAGAGATGGAGAGGATTCTAGATATTGAAGTACTGGAAGCCCCTCGTGAAGATTCTAGTTCCACAGAGCCTCAATCAAAGAAGATGGAGCGATATCTTATCAAGTGGAAAGGATTATCATACATTCACTGCTCTTG GTTTTCAGAAAAAGAATATTCAGAAGCTGCAAATATCCACCCTCGTTTGAGGACTAGGTTGAATAACTTCAGAAGGCAAAAGGAAGCCATGAAAAAAGAAGCAGAAAGATCTGGTGAGGACATTGTTGCCATTAGACCGGAGTGGACAACTGTTGACAGAATCCTTGCTAGCAG AAAAAACTCGGTTGGCGAGCGGGAGTACTATGTTAAATGGAATGAACTTACATATGAGGAATGTACATGGGAAAATGAGTCTGATATTTCGGCGTTCCAACCTGAGATTGAACGCTTCAATGAGATCCAGTCCAGGCGTAAGAAATCTGGTGATAAGGGCAAGGCTACTCGGGAGCCACGGCAATTCAAGGAGAGCCCTACGTTTCCTTCTGGTG GCACACTACATCCCTATCAACTTGAAGGGTTAAACTTCTTGCGCTATTCGTGGTTTCATAACAAACGCGTAATCCTTGGTGATGAGATGGGTCTTG GGAAGACAATACAGAGTATTGCTTTTCTGGCTTCACTGTTTGAAGACAAGTTTGGTCCACATCTGGTTGTTGCCCCCCTCTCAACCCTGCGGAATTGGGAGCGTGAATTTGCAATTTGGGCACCTCAAATGAATGTT GTAATGTATTTTGGAGCTGCTGCTTCTCGCGACATTATTAGGAAGCATGAGTTCTACTATCCCAAAGAGAAACTGAAGAAGCTGAAGAAAAAGAAATCATCTCCATCTAACGAAGAAAAGAAGCAGTCAAGGATAAGATTTGATGTCTTATTGACGTCTTATGAGATGATCAACATGGACTCTAATGTTCTAAAAAACATAGAATGGGAATGCTTG GTTGTGGATGAGGGGCATCGGTTGAAAAACAAAGATTCCAAGTTGTTTGGTCAACTTAAAGATTATAACACCAAACATCGTGTTCTATTAACAGGGACCCCAGTCCAG AATAACCTTGATGAGCTTTTCATGCTTATGCACTTCCTTGAGGGTGAAAGT TTTGGGAGTATAACTGATCTCCAAGAAGAGTTCAAGGATATAAACCAAGACAAGCAAATTGAGAAGCTTCACGGAATGCTGAAGCCACATCTTCTTCGAA GATTCAAGAAGGATGTTATGAAAGAACTTCCTCCAAAAAAGGAATTGATTTTACGAGTTGAATTGACAAGCAAACAGAAGGAGTACTATAAGGCAATTCTCACCAAGAATTATGAAGTGTTAGCCCGTCGTAACGGTGGACAT ACATCTCTAATAAACGTTGTAATGGAGTTGCGCAAACTCTGTTGCCATGGATTCATGATTGACGAACCTGATTTTGAACCTGCCAATCCAGAAGAAAGTTTAAG GAGGCTTCTAGATTCATCAGGTAAGACGCAGCTGCTGGACAAGATGATGGTGAAACTGAAAGAGCAGGGTCATAGAGTTCTAATTTATTCACAGTTCCAGCACATGTTGGACTTGTTGGAGGACTATTTAAGTTACAGG AAATGGAGCTATGAACGCATTGATGGCAAGATAAGTGGTGCTGAAAGGCAGATACGGATAGATCGCTTCAATGCTAAGAATTCGACTAGGTTTTGCTTTCTTCTTTCTACCAGAGCTGGTGGTCTGGGAATAAATTTGGCAACTGCAGATACTGTAATCATCTATGACAG TGATTGGAACCCACATGCGGATTTGCAAGCTATGGCAAGAGCTCATCGCTTAGGACAGACTAGCAAG GTGATGATATACCGGCTTGTTAGCCGAGGTACAATTGAGGAGCGAATGATGCAGCTTACAAAGAAAAAGATTTTATTGGAGCACTTAGTTGTTGGTCGGCTCACAAAAGCTAATAATGTCAATCAG GAGGAGCTGGATGATATTATACGCTATGGATCAAAGGAGCTTTTTGATGACGAGAATGACGAATCTCGCCAAATTCATTACGACGAAGCTGCAATTGAGAG GTTGTTAGACCGTGATCAAGTTGATGGTGATGAATCTgtggaagatgaagaagaagatgaattcTTAAAAGGATTCAAG GTTGCAAACTTTGAATACATCGACGAGGCAAAGGCTCAGgcagaaagagaggaggaggcacGCAGAAAGGCTGCAGCCGAGGCTGAAAATTCTGAAAGATTAAACTATTGGGATGAACTATTGAAGGATAGATACGATGTACAGAAAGTTGAAGAACATACTGCTATGGGAAAAGGGAAAAGAAGCCGCAAACAG ATGGCTGCAGCTGATGAAGATGACATTGACTTAAGCTCCGAAGACGAGGATTACTCATTGGAGGATGACGTGTCAGATAACGACACAACTTTGCAAGGAAATGTTTCTGGGAAGAGGGGCCAATATTCTAAGAGAAAATCAC GTAATGTTGATTCTATTCCATTGATGGAGGGCGAAGGACGGACCTTGAGAGTTCTTGGATTCAACCATGCTCAACGAGCAATGTTCCTACAGACACTCAATAG ATTTGGTTTTCAGAATTATGACTGGAAAGAGTATCTGCCCCGTCTTAAAGGAAAAAGTGTCGAGGAAATTCAGAG ATATGCTGAACTTGTCATGGCACATCTTGTTGAAGAAATTAACGATTCTGACAATTTTTTAG ATGGCGTTCCAAAGGAAATGATGCGTGTTGATGATGTACTAGTCAGGATAGCAAACATATCCCTTATCGAGGAGAAG GTGTCTGCCACAGGATCAGGAAAAATTACAAACATCTTTCCTAATTACTTGCTCTATGAGTTCCAAGGCTTATCTGGTGGAAGAATATGGAAAGCGGAGCATGATCTACTGTTATTGAGAGGCATACTGAA GCATGGATATGCAAGGTGGCAGTATATATCAGATGACAGAGAGAATGGGCTTTTTGAGGCTGCACGACAAGAGCTGAATCTCCCTTCGGCTAATGAAATAATTGGTGCTCAGTCTAACAACGAG GGGAATTTGGAAGGTGCACAGGAAGGCCAGGTGAACTCAACAAGCATGTCCCATTACAAGGAGATCCAGAGAAAGATAGTTGAGTTCTTGAGAAAGAGATACCACCTTCTGGAGAGAGCCTTGAATTTGGAATATGCTGTG aTAAAGAAAAATATTCCTGTTCCTGATGATATTACTGAACAAGGTGTTCCAGCAGGACATGTTCCACTTCTTCCAGATATCAGTGAACTGTTGCGGGAATTGCCCAATCTTGAGCCAATTT CTACCAACGAAGTGGCTCCTGAGGGCACAGCTGGTCAGTCACAAGCTCCCCATCTTTACAATAAG ATGTGTGGAGTGCTTGAAGAGAGTGGTGGTTCTGCGATCAGTTCGTTCTTTGGAGACAAGTCTGCATCTTCTAGTTTGGCCAATAGCCTTCGTCAGTTTGAAACTGTGTGTGAGAATGTTGTCGAGGCCTTGCGACCCCAACAAAATGGTACTGCCAGTGCCATCAAAGAGGAAGTGGTAGATGCAGCCACCAAAGCAGCAGCTGCCCCTCATCAAGATTCAGGCCATGAGGCAGCGAATGGGCAGTCTTCGACAGCCAAGGCGGACATGGAAATCGATGGTTGA
- the LOC136527340 gene encoding CHD3-type chromatin-remodeling factor PICKLE-like isoform X1, translating into MSSLVERLRVRSERRPRYTLDESDDDLPLRAVDGKGKDRQNDAPAERIEREDAKEEACQRCGKSDNLVSCSTCTYAFHRKCLVPCLNITSDKWSCPECVSPLTEMERILDIEVLEAPREDSSSTEPQSKKMERYLIKWKGLSYIHCSWFSEKEYSEAANIHPRLRTRLNNFRRQKEAMKKEAERSGEDIVAIRPEWTTVDRILASRKNSVGEREYYVKWNELTYEECTWENESDISAFQPEIERFNEIQSRRKKSGDKGKATREPRQFKESPTFPSGGTLHPYQLEGLNFLRYSWFHNKRVILGDEMGLGKTIQSIAFLASLFEDKFGPHLVVAPLSTLRNWEREFAIWAPQMNVVMYFGAAASRDIIRKHEFYYPKEKLKKLKKKKSSPSNEEKKQSRIRFDVLLTSYEMINMDSNVLKNIEWECLVVDEGHRLKNKDSKLFGQLKDYNTKHRVLLTGTPVQNNLDELFMLMHFLEGESFGSITDLQEEFKDINQDKQIEKLHGMLKPHLLRRFKKDVMKELPPKKELILRVELTSKQKEYYKAILTKNYEVLARRNGGHTSLINVVMELRKLCCHGFMIDEPDFEPANPEESLRRLLDSSGKTQLLDKMMVKLKEQGHRVLIYSQFQHMLDLLEDYLSYRKWSYERIDGKISGAERQIRIDRFNAKNSTRFCFLLSTRAGGLGINLATADTVIIYDSDWNPHADLQAMARAHRLGQTSKVMIYRLVSRGTIEERMMQLTKKKILLEHLVVGRLTKANNVNQEELDDIIRYGSKELFDDENDESRQIHYDEAAIERLLDRDQVDGDESVEDEEEDEFLKGFKVANFEYIDEAKAQAEREEEARRKAAAEAENSERLNYWDELLKDRYDVQKVEEHTAMGKGKRSRKQMAAADEDDIDLSSEDEDYSLEDDVSDNDTTLQGNVSGKRGQYSKRKSRNVDSIPLMEGEGRTLRVLGFNHAQRAMFLQTLNRFGFQNYDWKEYLPRLKGKSVEEIQRYAELVMAHLVEEINDSDNFLDGVPKEMMRVDDVLVRIANISLIEEKVSATGSGKITNIFPNYLLYEFQGLSGGRIWKAEHDLLLLRGILKHGYARWQYISDDRENGLFEAARQELNLPSANEIIGAQSNNEANGNLEGAQEGQVNSTSMSHYKEIQRKIVEFLRKRYHLLERALNLEYAVIKKNIPVPDDITEQGVPAGHVPLLPDISELLRELPNLEPISTNEVAPEGTAGQSQAPHLYNKMCGVLEESGGSAISSFFGDKSASSSLANSLRQFETVCENVVEALRPQQNGTASAIKEEVVDAATKAAAAPHQDSGHEAANGQSSTAKADMEIDG; encoded by the exons ATGAGCAGCCTTGTGGAGCGGCTGCGCGTGCGGTCGGAGAGGCGGCCGCGGTACACGCTCGACGAGTCCGACGACGACCTCCCGCTGCGCGCTGTGGACGGAAAGGGGAAGGATCGACAGAACGACGCGCCTGCCGAGCGGATCGAGCGCGAGGACGCG AAAGAAGAAGCTTGCCAACGATGTGGAAAAAGTGATAATCTAGTCTCTTGTTCAACATGTACATATGCATTTCACAGAAAATGCTTGGTTCCTTGCTTAAACATCACATCTGATAAATGGAGCTGCCCGGAATGT GTGAGTCCATTAACAGAGATGGAGAGGATTCTAGATATTGAAGTACTGGAAGCCCCTCGTGAAGATTCTAGTTCCACAGAGCCTCAATCAAAGAAGATGGAGCGATATCTTATCAAGTGGAAAGGATTATCATACATTCACTGCTCTTG GTTTTCAGAAAAAGAATATTCAGAAGCTGCAAATATCCACCCTCGTTTGAGGACTAGGTTGAATAACTTCAGAAGGCAAAAGGAAGCCATGAAAAAAGAAGCAGAAAGATCTGGTGAGGACATTGTTGCCATTAGACCGGAGTGGACAACTGTTGACAGAATCCTTGCTAGCAG AAAAAACTCGGTTGGCGAGCGGGAGTACTATGTTAAATGGAATGAACTTACATATGAGGAATGTACATGGGAAAATGAGTCTGATATTTCGGCGTTCCAACCTGAGATTGAACGCTTCAATGAGATCCAGTCCAGGCGTAAGAAATCTGGTGATAAGGGCAAGGCTACTCGGGAGCCACGGCAATTCAAGGAGAGCCCTACGTTTCCTTCTGGTG GCACACTACATCCCTATCAACTTGAAGGGTTAAACTTCTTGCGCTATTCGTGGTTTCATAACAAACGCGTAATCCTTGGTGATGAGATGGGTCTTG GGAAGACAATACAGAGTATTGCTTTTCTGGCTTCACTGTTTGAAGACAAGTTTGGTCCACATCTGGTTGTTGCCCCCCTCTCAACCCTGCGGAATTGGGAGCGTGAATTTGCAATTTGGGCACCTCAAATGAATGTT GTAATGTATTTTGGAGCTGCTGCTTCTCGCGACATTATTAGGAAGCATGAGTTCTACTATCCCAAAGAGAAACTGAAGAAGCTGAAGAAAAAGAAATCATCTCCATCTAACGAAGAAAAGAAGCAGTCAAGGATAAGATTTGATGTCTTATTGACGTCTTATGAGATGATCAACATGGACTCTAATGTTCTAAAAAACATAGAATGGGAATGCTTG GTTGTGGATGAGGGGCATCGGTTGAAAAACAAAGATTCCAAGTTGTTTGGTCAACTTAAAGATTATAACACCAAACATCGTGTTCTATTAACAGGGACCCCAGTCCAG AATAACCTTGATGAGCTTTTCATGCTTATGCACTTCCTTGAGGGTGAAAGT TTTGGGAGTATAACTGATCTCCAAGAAGAGTTCAAGGATATAAACCAAGACAAGCAAATTGAGAAGCTTCACGGAATGCTGAAGCCACATCTTCTTCGAA GATTCAAGAAGGATGTTATGAAAGAACTTCCTCCAAAAAAGGAATTGATTTTACGAGTTGAATTGACAAGCAAACAGAAGGAGTACTATAAGGCAATTCTCACCAAGAATTATGAAGTGTTAGCCCGTCGTAACGGTGGACAT ACATCTCTAATAAACGTTGTAATGGAGTTGCGCAAACTCTGTTGCCATGGATTCATGATTGACGAACCTGATTTTGAACCTGCCAATCCAGAAGAAAGTTTAAG GAGGCTTCTAGATTCATCAGGTAAGACGCAGCTGCTGGACAAGATGATGGTGAAACTGAAAGAGCAGGGTCATAGAGTTCTAATTTATTCACAGTTCCAGCACATGTTGGACTTGTTGGAGGACTATTTAAGTTACAGG AAATGGAGCTATGAACGCATTGATGGCAAGATAAGTGGTGCTGAAAGGCAGATACGGATAGATCGCTTCAATGCTAAGAATTCGACTAGGTTTTGCTTTCTTCTTTCTACCAGAGCTGGTGGTCTGGGAATAAATTTGGCAACTGCAGATACTGTAATCATCTATGACAG TGATTGGAACCCACATGCGGATTTGCAAGCTATGGCAAGAGCTCATCGCTTAGGACAGACTAGCAAG GTGATGATATACCGGCTTGTTAGCCGAGGTACAATTGAGGAGCGAATGATGCAGCTTACAAAGAAAAAGATTTTATTGGAGCACTTAGTTGTTGGTCGGCTCACAAAAGCTAATAATGTCAATCAG GAGGAGCTGGATGATATTATACGCTATGGATCAAAGGAGCTTTTTGATGACGAGAATGACGAATCTCGCCAAATTCATTACGACGAAGCTGCAATTGAGAG GTTGTTAGACCGTGATCAAGTTGATGGTGATGAATCTgtggaagatgaagaagaagatgaattcTTAAAAGGATTCAAG GTTGCAAACTTTGAATACATCGACGAGGCAAAGGCTCAGgcagaaagagaggaggaggcacGCAGAAAGGCTGCAGCCGAGGCTGAAAATTCTGAAAGATTAAACTATTGGGATGAACTATTGAAGGATAGATACGATGTACAGAAAGTTGAAGAACATACTGCTATGGGAAAAGGGAAAAGAAGCCGCAAACAG ATGGCTGCAGCTGATGAAGATGACATTGACTTAAGCTCCGAAGACGAGGATTACTCATTGGAGGATGACGTGTCAGATAACGACACAACTTTGCAAGGAAATGTTTCTGGGAAGAGGGGCCAATATTCTAAGAGAAAATCAC GTAATGTTGATTCTATTCCATTGATGGAGGGCGAAGGACGGACCTTGAGAGTTCTTGGATTCAACCATGCTCAACGAGCAATGTTCCTACAGACACTCAATAG ATTTGGTTTTCAGAATTATGACTGGAAAGAGTATCTGCCCCGTCTTAAAGGAAAAAGTGTCGAGGAAATTCAGAG ATATGCTGAACTTGTCATGGCACATCTTGTTGAAGAAATTAACGATTCTGACAATTTTTTAG ATGGCGTTCCAAAGGAAATGATGCGTGTTGATGATGTACTAGTCAGGATAGCAAACATATCCCTTATCGAGGAGAAG GTGTCTGCCACAGGATCAGGAAAAATTACAAACATCTTTCCTAATTACTTGCTCTATGAGTTCCAAGGCTTATCTGGTGGAAGAATATGGAAAGCGGAGCATGATCTACTGTTATTGAGAGGCATACTGAA GCATGGATATGCAAGGTGGCAGTATATATCAGATGACAGAGAGAATGGGCTTTTTGAGGCTGCACGACAAGAGCTGAATCTCCCTTCGGCTAATGAAATAATTGGTGCTCAGTCTAACAACGAGGCAAAT GGGAATTTGGAAGGTGCACAGGAAGGCCAGGTGAACTCAACAAGCATGTCCCATTACAAGGAGATCCAGAGAAAGATAGTTGAGTTCTTGAGAAAGAGATACCACCTTCTGGAGAGAGCCTTGAATTTGGAATATGCTGTG aTAAAGAAAAATATTCCTGTTCCTGATGATATTACTGAACAAGGTGTTCCAGCAGGACATGTTCCACTTCTTCCAGATATCAGTGAACTGTTGCGGGAATTGCCCAATCTTGAGCCAATTT CTACCAACGAAGTGGCTCCTGAGGGCACAGCTGGTCAGTCACAAGCTCCCCATCTTTACAATAAG ATGTGTGGAGTGCTTGAAGAGAGTGGTGGTTCTGCGATCAGTTCGTTCTTTGGAGACAAGTCTGCATCTTCTAGTTTGGCCAATAGCCTTCGTCAGTTTGAAACTGTGTGTGAGAATGTTGTCGAGGCCTTGCGACCCCAACAAAATGGTACTGCCAGTGCCATCAAAGAGGAAGTGGTAGATGCAGCCACCAAAGCAGCAGCTGCCCCTCATCAAGATTCAGGCCATGAGGCAGCGAATGGGCAGTCTTCGACAGCCAAGGCGGACATGGAAATCGATGGTTGA